CACGCGCTCGGCGTGCTCCGCCGTGGTCACCGCGTAGACGCGTGCGCCCATGTGCTTCGCGATCTGGATTGCTGCCGTCGAAACGCCACCGGACGCGCCGGTGATCAGGACCGACTCACCCGGCTGCAGCCGCGCGCGCGTCGCCAGTGCCCGGTACGCGGTCAGTGTTGCGAGCGGCGCGGCGGCGGCTTCGGCGAGCGGCAGCGAATCCGGCACCGCGAACAGGTTGGCGGCGGGGACGACGACGTATTCGGCGAACCCGCCGTCGGTGTGCTCGCCGAGGATCCGGAAGCGTTCGCAGAGCGGCACGTCGCCACGCGCGCACCACTCGCAGGCGCCGCAGCCGAGCGACGGGTCCACGACGTAGCGGGCAGAGGCGTCGAGCCCGGTCACGGCGGCCCCTGCCCTGTCGATCCGTCCGGCCACGTCCGAGCCGCCGATGTGGGGCATGGTGGTTTGGATCGGCAGCCCGCGTCGCACCCACAGGTCGAGATGGTTCAGCGCCGCGGCCTCGACCCGCAGCCGCACCTCGCCCGGGCCGGGCTCCGGCACGGGCACCTGCTCGATTCGGAGGACGTCCGGCCCGCCGTGCTCATGGAAGAGTGCCGCTCTCATGGAACGTGTCATGGCTGCTACTCTACCGGCGTGCAACCGCTGGCGCCACCGCTTACCTTTGGGCCATGAAACTTGCCGTGCAGGAGCATCATGAGTGACGAGAACGGGAATCTGTACGAGCGACTCGAGCGGGACGCGCTCTTCTCCATGCCGGAGGACGACGCCGATGAGGAGGAGCTGGACGTCGTACGCGCGCTGACCGGGGCGGAGGTCGAAGCCACGGACCTCACCCTGGGTGGCTACATCGAGATGCACGACCGCGTGCCGGCCTTCGAAGGCTCCGACGGGCAGCCGTACACGGTCGATATCGAGGTCGAGGAAACAGGCGACGCCGAACGGCCATGGGTCGCCTTTCTCATTTTTCTTCGCTGGGCCGCGACCGGCGCCGGCATCATGGGACACCTGGAGTCCGGCGACGTTGCTTCCGGAGCTACGGAGGCTGCAGCACGCCAGGCCGCCAGTGAGCTGACACTGTACGAGATCCGGAGCGAGCTGGACGCCGCGATCGAGAGGCGCCGCGAGCTCGAGAGGGAAGACTGACGATGCGTGATTTTCTCATCATGCTGAGCGAGAGCTCGCTCGCTCGCTCGTTCACGATGCACGCGCCGGGCGCCCGGACGGTCGCGCGCCGGTTCGTCGCCGGCGAGACGATCGAGGAAGGCATAGCAACCGCCCGTGCGCTGAACCGCGCGGGCATGAAGGTGACGCTCGACTACCTGGGCGAATCGGTCTCGAGCCGCGAAGAAGCCCGCCAGGCCGCCGACACCTACCTGCGCGTCATCGACCGCATCGCGGCGGAGAAGCTGGACGCCAACGTGTCGCTCAAGCTGACGCAGATGGGGCAGGACATCGACGAGACGTTCCTGCACGAGAACGTGACGCGCGTGTTCGATGCCGCGCGCTCGCACGACATGTTCGTGCGGCTGGACATGGAGTCGAGCGCCTACACGCAGCGGACCATCGACTACTTCCGTCGTGTCTGGGATGAAGGCTACACCAATGTCGGCATCGTGCTGCAGTCCTACATGCGGCGCAGTGAGCAGGACGTGAAGCTCGCGAACGAGCTGGGCGCGCGCGTCCGGCTCTGCAAGGGCGCGTACGTCGAGCCGCCCGAGGTCGCATACCAGGCGAAGACCGAGGTGGATGCGAACTTCGTCGCGCTCATGAAGCTGCTGCTCTCCGACGGT
Above is a window of Longimicrobiales bacterium DNA encoding:
- a CDS encoding zinc-binding dehydrogenase → MRAALFHEHGGPDVLRIEQVPVPEPGPGEVRLRVEAAALNHLDLWVRRGLPIQTTMPHIGGSDVAGRIDRAGAAVTGLDASARYVVDPSLGCGACEWCARGDVPLCERFRILGEHTDGGFAEYVVVPAANLFAVPDSLPLAEAAAAPLATLTAYRALATRARLQPGESVLITGASGGVSTAAIQIAKHMGARVYAVTTAEHAERVRTLGADVVYDRRQVDFSREVWRETNKRGVDVILDSVGEAFFQKNVRALARGGRLVVYGATTGPTAQLDLRLVFWKQIEVLGSTMSTPTEFRAAMALVVQGAVRPVVDSVMRLDDAAAAHQRLEEGAAFGKIVLQP
- a CDS encoding proline dehydrogenase family protein produces the protein MRDFLIMLSESSLARSFTMHAPGARTVARRFVAGETIEEGIATARALNRAGMKVTLDYLGESVSSREEARQAADTYLRVIDRIAAEKLDANVSLKLTQMGQDIDETFLHENVTRVFDAARSHDMFVRLDMESSAYTQRTIDYFRRVWDEGYTNVGIVLQSYMRRSEQDVKLANELGARVRLCKGAYVEPPEVAYQAKTEVDANFVALMKLLLSDGTYPGIATHDEKMINATRAWAESHQIPKDAFEFQMLYGVRRDLQEQLQSAGYRVRVYVPFGGAWYPYLMRRMAERPANMFFIVKAVLRESPLGFMFNGK